CCATCCCTCTAATCCTGACACGCAAATGGATGCGCTCATGGGTATGATGGACGATCGCGCCGAAAGCGAACTAGATGCATTATCTACGGGTGATGTCCCTCCTACAACAGCGCAGGCAACTGGGCAAACACCTGACGCAAAAAAAAATTTTAGTCAGTCTGACTTCGGCGATATCTGGGCGGACGAACAGTCTGCGAGTTCTAACCGTCCTAGAGAAGGTAAAACTGGCAACGACGAGATTTCACGTTTATTTCCTGAATTTTAATTGGGGAGTCGGGAGTCGGGAGTCGGGAGTCGGGGAATTTTAGATATTGAATGAATCTTTCCTCCGTTGTCTCCCTTGTCCTCCTTGTCTCCCGTGTCTCTCGGCTCCCCATTCATCCTTTAAATCAGAAGGGGAGAACACCGATTTATGACTTTGGCACAACCGGAAGCACTCAATTTTGAATGCGAAACTGGCAATTATCATACATTTTGCCCAATCAGTTGCGTTGCTTGGCTTTACCAAAAAATTGAAGATAGTTTCTTTTTGGTAATTGGGACGAAGACCTGCGGCTATTTCTTGCAAAATGCTATGGGGGTGATGATTTTTGCCGAACCTCGCTATGCGATGGCAGAACTAGAAGAAGGGGATATTTCCGCCCAGTTGAACGATTATGAGGAGTTAAAGCGATTGTGCGAGCAAATTAAGCGCGATCGCAACCCCAGCGTGATTGTTTGGATCGGCACTTGTACCACCGAAATCATCAAAATGGACTTGGAAGGCTTAGCACCCAAGTTAGAATCCGAGATCGGTATCCCCATCGTAGTAGCGCGGGCAAATGGCTTAGACTACGCCTTTACCCAAGGGGAAGATACAGTTCTAGCAGCAATGGCAGCCCGTTGTCCGAATGAAGCACCTGTAGCCGAGACTGAGAAAAACGAACGCAACGCGATTCAAAAACTGCTCCACTTTGGGAAGAAAAAAGAAGAACTTGCCCAAGAAGAATCTGAGTATGTCAATCATCCGCCACTGGTATTATTCGGTTCTCTCCCCGATCCGGTTGTTACCCAACTTACCTTGGAATTAAAAAAACAGGGGATCAAAGTTTCTGGCTGGCTACCTGCCAAGCGTTACACCGAACTACCAGTTCTAGAAGAAGGGTATTATGTCGTTGGTGTCAACCCCTTCTTATCGCGGACGGCAACAACTTTAATGCGTCGTCGCAAGTGCAAACTCATCGGCGCACCCTTTCCAATTGGTCCCGATGGCACTCGCGCTTGGGTTGAAAAAATTTGCTCTGTATTTGGCATCACTCCCAAAGGGTTAGACGAACGAGAAGCTCAAATTTGGGCAAATTTAGAAGATTACGTGCAATTGATTCGCGGCAAATCTGCCTTCTTCATGGGAGATAACTTACTCGAAATCTCTTTGGCAAGATTTCTGATCCGTTGTGGCATGACCGTACCCGAAATCGGCATTCCATATATGGATAAACGCTACCAAGCGGCTGAATTAGCAATGCTAGAAAAAACTTGTCAAGAAATGGGCGTACCCTTACCTAAAATTGTTGAGAAGCCGGACAACTACAACCAAGTCCAGCGGATTTATGAGTTGAAGCCTGATTTGGTAATTACAGGTATGGCACATGCTAACCCCCTAGAAGCACGGGGAATCAATACCAAGTGGTCTGTAGAGTTCACATTTGCGCAAATTCACGGCTTTACCAACGCCCGCGATATTCTCGAATTGGTAACTCGACCCCTACGCCGCAATAACAACCTCAAAGACTTGGGTTGGGACAAGTTAGTCAAGGAAGAAGCCAAAATCTAGCACAAAAGTCAAAAGTTAAAAGTTAAAAGTCAAAAGGCAAGCATTTGTAGGGGCGGGTTTTTAGAAGAGATCTGTTCTAGAACCGAGCATTCTGCCTTAAACCCGTCCGTACATCAGTCAAAAGTCAAAATGCCTAAATAAGGTCAGAGCTAGCATTTTAGCTGTCAAGTTAGGCAACTTACAAAAAGTAGAGATGTGTTATGCAACGTCTCTACTTTTTATTTTTTACTCTTATACAGCAATACGGTTCAGTTAAAAGCGATCGATCCTCGAAGATCCCCCCAACCCCCCTTAAAAAGGGGGACATTGTTCTACCTGTTGTTAGGTGGCTAGGGGGGATTGTCTTATCTGAATGGGACAACTTATGGTTGTTGTCCCATAGCAGTTTTGACACTCTATTTTTTGATAACTTATGGGCGATACAAGATTCGAACTTGTAACATCCTGCTTGTAAGGCAGGCGCTCTACCGTTGAGCTAATCGCCCGTGTAGCCGTTTTTCTCACGGATGTTTATCATAGCAAACATCTACGATTTAGATCCAGCTTTTCCAAAAATTTTTTGTTTGCCACAAACCATTCTCCCTTGTCCCCCTTGTCCCCCTTGTCCCCCTTGTCTCCCTTGTCCCCCTTGTCCCCCTTGTCCCCCTTGTCCCCCTTGTCTCCCTTGTCCCCCTTGTCCCCCTTGTCCCCCTTGTCCCCCTTGTCCCCCTTGTTCCAATTACGAATAATTAACCCAAAACAAGCCCATGCCCTCTGGTCAAACACACGATCGCATCACTCTCTGGAGTTTACCTGTAGTTGCCGGGATCGCCTTCGGACAAACTCAGAGCGGCAATATTACATTAATCTTATCAGGGGCATATTTATTCAGCGGGCTGATGTTTGGTCCCGACTTGGATCTCTACTCTCGACAGTACCAGCGTTGGGGTTACGCGCGCTGGATTTGGATACCTTATCAAAAAACCGTCAAGCACCGTTCCATACTGTCTCACGGATTCGCGATCGGCACGATCCTACGCCTCATCTACCTTGCTATCTGGTTAAGTATTTTAGGACTTTTCTTTTTGGGAATTGCTCAATTTGTGTGGAATGTGGGATGGCACTGGCAGACCTGGTGGGAAACGGTCAAGCGATCGCTAACTCACCATACCACCGAATGGATCGCGCTCTGTCTCGGACTAGAATTAGGAGCGATGAGCCACGTTATTAGCGATTGGAGCCATTCTACCTATAAACGCCAGCAGAAACAAAAAAACCGCAATCTCCCACCGCAACGTGGCAAAATAGTCAGAAAAAAGGAGACAGGAGATAGAAGAGAGCTGAGGGAGCCCAGGGAGCTGAGGAAGCTGAGGGAGCAAAGGAAAAGTCGTAAGTCGTAATTTGCTCACCAACTACCAACTACCAACTACCAACTACCAACTACCAATGACAAAAGAGCGAATTCTCGCCGCCTTACAAGATCTAATTAATGTAGTAGCCAAATTACGATCGCCTGATGGTGGTTGTCCTTGGGATTTAGTCCAAACACCAGAAACATTAATTCCCTACGTTACTGAAGAAGCTTATGAGGTCGTTGACGCGATTCGGAGTGGAGATAAAAATGCGATCGCGGAAGAACTAGGAGATTTACTATTACAAGTCGTTCTGCAAGCCCAAATTGCTTCAGAAGTGGGTGATTTTAGTTTGGCAGAAGTTGCTCAAGGCATTACCCAAAAACTAATTCGCCGCCATCCTCACGTCTTTGGCAATGTCACTGTAGAAAACGTCGAACAAGTGCGGCAAAATTGGGAAGCAATCAAAGCTGCGGAAAAAGGTGAATCGCCAATTGCAGCAGAAAAACTGACCAATAAACTTTTACGATATGCTCGAACACTCCCACCCCTCACCGCCGGAATGAAGATTTCGCGCAAAGCTGCGGCAGTCGGTTTTGAATGGGACAATGTAGAAGGAGTCTGGGAAAAATTTAACGAAGAATTGGCAGAATTTCAACAGGCGATCGCCCATGAATCTCCTGCAAGGCAACAAGAAGAATTGGGAGATTTGCTATTTGTTGTTATTAACCTGGCACGGTGGTACGATCTCGATCCTGATGCTGCCTTACAAGGTACAAATCAGCGTTTTATTCAGCGCTTATCTCAAGTCGAAACATTAGCAGGTCGTCCCCTAACAGATTACTCTTTAGAAGAATTAGAAGCTCTCTGGCAGCGTGCTAAAGCCCAGTTAAAGCAATCAGATAAACTGCCGTAATGCTGCTATTTGTACTGTTATAATCCCAGATCGACAGCAATTCGATGAGCGCAGGCAAACCCCGAAAACGCAACTGCATTCAATCCTTGCCCTGGAAATGTACTATCGCCGACGCAATACAACCCAGGTACAGCCGTGCGATTAAATGGCATTCCTAACAATCCCAATAACTTACGCTGAGGTATGGGTCCATACGTCCCGTCATCTCGTCCTAAAAAGCGACGATGGGTGCGAGGCGTGCCTACCTCCATATAGTCTAAACCTGCATCTAGACCAGGAAAAATCTTTTCGAGGCGATCGATTACACGTCCGGCTGCATCTTCTTTCTTCTGTTCGTACTGAGTAGGCGATAATCCTTGCCAATCCTCTATCCAGCTAGGAGTAAAAGTGTGGACGATATGATATCCATCAGGTGCTAACTGAGGATCTAGTAAAGTTGGAATCGAAACAAAAATCGTTCCTTCTGCTGCCTCCATCTTGTCCCAATCTTCTAATAAAACGTGATGGCATTCGGTTCCTGGTGCTAACACATCTGCTTTAACTCCCAAGTGCAAATTGAGAAAACCAGGAGATTTTTGATATCTTTGCTGCCATTTCTGTTCCGAGGGAGGCATTTTCTCGGCTGGCAGTAATTTTTCAAATGTATCCCAACGAGTCGCATTAGAAACAACGCGCTTGGCACGATAGACTTCTCCTGATGTCAGTTGTACGCCTACAGCCCGTCCGTTTTCAGTCAGAATATTTGTCACTCTCGCTTCATACTGAATTTTCCCGCCAGCCTTTTCTAACCCCTCTACTAATTTCAGCGCAATTTGACCCACACCCCCTTTGGGGTAATTAATCCCGCCATAGTGTCTGTCTGAAAACACCATCCCTGCATTAATCATCGGTGTCATGTTGGCAGGAACGACCGACCAGATGTAACACTCTATGTCAATAAACTGCAACAGTTGCGGGTCTTTAATATAACGTCGTGCCACATCGCCAACATTTTGAGGCAAATACTTGGCTAACC
This window of the Chroococcidiopsis thermalis PCC 7203 genome carries:
- a CDS encoding ferredoxin:protochlorophyllide reductase (ATP-dependent) subunit N; the encoded protein is MTLAQPEALNFECETGNYHTFCPISCVAWLYQKIEDSFFLVIGTKTCGYFLQNAMGVMIFAEPRYAMAELEEGDISAQLNDYEELKRLCEQIKRDRNPSVIVWIGTCTTEIIKMDLEGLAPKLESEIGIPIVVARANGLDYAFTQGEDTVLAAMAARCPNEAPVAETEKNERNAIQKLLHFGKKKEELAQEESEYVNHPPLVLFGSLPDPVVTQLTLELKKQGIKVSGWLPAKRYTELPVLEEGYYVVGVNPFLSRTATTLMRRRKCKLIGAPFPIGPDGTRAWVEKICSVFGITPKGLDEREAQIWANLEDYVQLIRGKSAFFMGDNLLEISLARFLIRCGMTVPEIGIPYMDKRYQAAELAMLEKTCQEMGVPLPKIVEKPDNYNQVQRIYELKPDLVITGMAHANPLEARGINTKWSVEFTFAQIHGFTNARDILELVTRPLRRNNNLKDLGWDKLVKEEAKI
- a CDS encoding metal-binding protein translates to MPSGQTHDRITLWSLPVVAGIAFGQTQSGNITLILSGAYLFSGLMFGPDLDLYSRQYQRWGYARWIWIPYQKTVKHRSILSHGFAIGTILRLIYLAIWLSILGLFFLGIAQFVWNVGWHWQTWWETVKRSLTHHTTEWIALCLGLELGAMSHVISDWSHSTYKRQQKQKNRNLPPQRGKIVRKKETGDRRELREPRELRKLREQRKSRKS
- the mazG gene encoding nucleoside triphosphate pyrophosphohydrolase, yielding MTKERILAALQDLINVVAKLRSPDGGCPWDLVQTPETLIPYVTEEAYEVVDAIRSGDKNAIAEELGDLLLQVVLQAQIASEVGDFSLAEVAQGITQKLIRRHPHVFGNVTVENVEQVRQNWEAIKAAEKGESPIAAEKLTNKLLRYARTLPPLTAGMKISRKAAAVGFEWDNVEGVWEKFNEELAEFQQAIAHESPARQQEELGDLLFVVINLARWYDLDPDAALQGTNQRFIQRLSQVETLAGRPLTDYSLEELEALWQRAKAQLKQSDKLP
- the crtH gene encoding carotenoid isomerase, whose product is MPAVLPASNPYSSPLTPHSSFDAIIIGSGIGGLVTATQLAAKGAKVLVLERYLIPGGSAGYFEREGYRFDVGASMIFGFGTQGTTNLLTKALAAVDVSLETTPDPVQVQYHLPKGLDLKVHRNYEKFLQELTAYFPHERQGIRKFYNECWKVFNCLNSMDLLSLEEPRYLTRVFFQHPFSCLGLAKYLPQNVGDVARRYIKDPQLLQFIDIECYIWSVVPANMTPMINAGMVFSDRHYGGINYPKGGVGQIALKLVEGLEKAGGKIQYEARVTNILTENGRAVGVQLTSGEVYRAKRVVSNATRWDTFEKLLPAEKMPPSEQKWQQRYQKSPGFLNLHLGVKADVLAPGTECHHVLLEDWDKMEAAEGTIFVSIPTLLDPQLAPDGYHIVHTFTPSWIEDWQGLSPTQYEQKKEDAAGRVIDRLEKIFPGLDAGLDYMEVGTPRTHRRFLGRDDGTYGPIPQRKLLGLLGMPFNRTAVPGLYCVGDSTFPGQGLNAVAFSGFACAHRIAVDLGL